A single window of Streptomyces cathayae DNA harbors:
- a CDS encoding SAM-dependent methyltransferase — protein sequence MERPAWAPRSIDITVPSVSRMYDYYLGGSHNFEVDREAARRAMEFMPGLPKVMQANRAFLRRAVRFAVGEGVTQFLDIGSGIPTFGNVHEVAQAAAPGARVVYVDHDPVAVAHSEAVLEGTEGTGVVAGDLRKPRDVLASSEVGRLIDLNRPVALLLVAVLHFVEDADDPYAAVAELREALAPGSMLILTHASYEGIPLPPERAGGAVDVYKDIRNPLIMRSRDEIARFFEGYDMVEPGLVPMPRWRPDTAPEGEDPYERSGLAGVGRTA from the coding sequence ATGGAGCGTCCCGCCTGGGCCCCACGGAGCATCGACATCACGGTGCCCAGTGTTTCCCGGATGTACGACTACTACCTGGGCGGTTCGCACAACTTCGAGGTCGACCGGGAAGCGGCCCGCAGGGCCATGGAGTTCATGCCGGGGCTGCCCAAGGTCATGCAGGCGAACAGGGCGTTCCTGCGCCGGGCGGTACGGTTCGCGGTCGGCGAGGGCGTCACCCAGTTCCTGGACATAGGCTCCGGCATCCCGACGTTCGGCAACGTCCACGAGGTGGCGCAGGCGGCCGCTCCCGGCGCGCGGGTGGTCTACGTCGACCACGACCCGGTGGCCGTCGCGCACAGCGAGGCGGTTCTCGAGGGCACCGAAGGCACGGGCGTCGTCGCCGGGGATCTCCGAAAGCCCCGGGACGTCCTGGCGAGTTCCGAGGTGGGGCGCCTGATCGACCTGAACCGGCCGGTGGCGCTGCTGCTCGTCGCCGTACTGCACTTCGTGGAGGACGCGGACGACCCGTACGCGGCGGTGGCCGAACTGCGCGAGGCCCTCGCGCCCGGCAGTATGCTGATCCTCACCCATGCCTCGTACGAGGGAATCCCGTTGCCTCCGGAGCGGGCCGGTGGGGCGGTGGACGTGTACAAGGACATCCGCAACCCGTTGATCATGCGCTCGCGTGACGAGATCGCGCGGTTCTTCGAGGGGTACGACATGGTGGAACCCGGACTGGTGCCGATGCCGCGGTGGCGGCCGGACACCGCACCGGAGGGCGAGGACCCCTACGAGCGCTCGGGACTCGCGGGCGTGGGGCGTACCGCGTGA
- a CDS encoding polysaccharide deacetylase family protein: MQKDQLFTRRRLLLAGAGAAVVGAAGTAGVLMPGAGTEAAGPAPPAAGGLAAGRPLEPAAYRLRPLTGYGSPRSVPRRTRVRSAPLLRVSGRGRTMVLTFDDGPDPRYTPDILDTLAAYDVRAMFFVCGEMASYHKSLLARMSDEGHVVGNHTWSHPLLTTLSRSGIRSEMERTSDVIEDGYGERPQWFRAPYGAWNRAAFRLGAELGMEPLAWTVDTLDWTRPGTRAIVDRVKDGAAPGVVVLSHDAGGERSQSVRALREYLPGLLDSGYRVTVPRRPYT; encoded by the coding sequence ATGCAGAAGGATCAGTTGTTCACCCGGCGCCGACTGCTGCTCGCCGGCGCCGGCGCCGCCGTCGTGGGGGCGGCCGGCACGGCCGGAGTCCTCATGCCGGGCGCCGGCACCGAGGCGGCAGGCCCCGCCCCGCCCGCGGCCGGAGGCCTGGCCGCCGGCCGCCCGCTCGAGCCCGCCGCGTACCGTCTCAGACCCCTCACCGGCTACGGCTCGCCGAGGAGCGTGCCCCGCAGGACCCGGGTGCGGAGCGCACCCCTGCTGCGCGTTTCCGGACGGGGCCGCACCATGGTGCTGACCTTCGACGACGGACCCGACCCCCGCTACACCCCGGACATCCTCGACACGCTCGCCGCGTACGACGTACGGGCGATGTTCTTCGTGTGCGGGGAGATGGCCTCCTACCACAAGAGCCTGCTGGCCCGTATGTCCGACGAGGGGCATGTCGTCGGCAACCACACCTGGTCCCACCCCCTGCTGACCACTCTCTCCCGGAGCGGGATCCGCTCCGAGATGGAACGCACCAGCGATGTCATCGAGGACGGGTACGGCGAGCGTCCCCAGTGGTTCCGCGCGCCCTACGGGGCCTGGAACCGCGCCGCGTTCCGGCTCGGCGCCGAACTCGGCATGGAACCCCTCGCCTGGACCGTCGACACCCTCGACTGGACCCGCCCGGGCACCCGCGCCATCGTCGACCGGGTGAAGGACGGCGCCGCCCCCGGCGTCGTGGTGCTCTCGCACGACGCCGGGGGCGAGCGGTCCCAGAGTGTGCGGGCGCTGCGTGAGTATCTGCCCGGGCTGCTGGACTCCGGCTACCGGGTCACCGTGCCCCGCCGGCCGTACACCTGA
- a CDS encoding class F sortase, with protein MSAFEPAEIEEEARRKRRAPWGVIALVLLTGLALIRNGSGEFDAGPPQPAVAASTNSQAPGDTAGGPVTPLPYSVPGRVRIPAIQVDAPVMAVGLDAEGWIDAPPPEDPNLAGWFTGGVTPGEKGTAVVVGHVDNHQGPTVFYGLGSLQKGHHVEIERKDGKTADFEVYGVEVFAKDDFPGDRVYNSKGTSELRVITCGGGFTQQNGYDGNVVVFARLAAVR; from the coding sequence ATGTCTGCTTTCGAGCCGGCGGAAATCGAAGAGGAGGCGCGGCGGAAGAGGCGTGCTCCGTGGGGCGTGATAGCGCTGGTTCTGCTCACCGGCCTCGCGCTCATCCGGAACGGTTCGGGGGAGTTCGACGCGGGGCCGCCGCAACCCGCCGTGGCGGCCTCCACCAACAGCCAGGCGCCCGGTGACACCGCGGGCGGCCCGGTGACACCGCTGCCGTACTCGGTGCCGGGCCGGGTCAGGATTCCGGCGATCCAGGTCGACGCACCGGTCATGGCGGTGGGTCTGGACGCGGAGGGGTGGATCGACGCGCCACCGCCCGAGGATCCCAATCTGGCGGGCTGGTTCACCGGCGGCGTCACCCCCGGGGAGAAGGGCACGGCGGTCGTGGTCGGGCATGTCGACAACCACCAGGGACCGACCGTCTTCTACGGGCTCGGCTCGCTGCAGAAGGGCCATCACGTCGAGATCGAGCGCAAGGACGGAAAGACCGCGGATTTCGAGGTCTACGGCGTCGAGGTCTTCGCGAAGGACGACTTTCCCGGTGACCGGGTCTACAACTCGAAAGGCACGTCGGAGTTGCGGGTCATCACCTGCGGAGGCGGCTTCACCCAGCAGAACGGGTACGACGGCAACGTCGTCGTCTTCGCCCGGCTGGCCGCGGTCCGCTGA
- a CDS encoding DUF4239 domain-containing protein, with protein sequence MPEWLVLTLAMLAVCVVVVVITLVRHRTAADDEDPSETPDVIEYMTMWIGVVYAIVLGLAIAGVWEGRGAAQEHVRAEAVALHEISERVRIYPADVRDRIRGDVNAYVGHVVTTEWRVMADDGRVTERGTDLLDRVRRDVTDYEPRTDFEAQAYQPLVDQVSAADQARAARAESTGETMPGVVWFGLIAGAVITIGMIFALQIRRTGRELVLAGLFSALIAFLLFLIWDFDAPFSRGLAASADPFLLLFPHVGG encoded by the coding sequence TTGCCGGAATGGCTTGTTCTCACCCTCGCGATGCTGGCCGTCTGCGTCGTGGTGGTCGTCATCACTCTCGTACGTCACCGCACGGCCGCCGACGACGAGGATCCCAGCGAGACCCCGGACGTCATCGAGTACATGACGATGTGGATCGGCGTGGTGTACGCCATCGTCCTGGGTCTGGCCATCGCCGGTGTCTGGGAGGGGCGCGGCGCGGCGCAGGAGCATGTGCGGGCGGAGGCGGTGGCGCTGCACGAGATCTCGGAGCGGGTACGGATCTATCCGGCCGACGTCCGTGACCGTATTCGGGGCGATGTCAACGCCTATGTCGGACACGTCGTCACCACCGAGTGGCGTGTCATGGCCGACGACGGCCGGGTCACCGAACGCGGGACGGACCTCCTCGACCGGGTCCGCCGGGACGTCACCGACTACGAACCGCGGACGGACTTCGAGGCGCAGGCCTATCAGCCGCTCGTCGACCAGGTGTCCGCCGCCGACCAGGCGCGCGCCGCGCGGGCGGAGTCGACCGGGGAGACCATGCCGGGCGTGGTGTGGTTCGGGCTGATCGCCGGGGCCGTCATCACCATCGGAATGATCTTCGCGCTGCAGATCCGCCGCACCGGCCGGGAGCTGGTCCTCGCCGGACTGTTCTCCGCGTTGATCGCCTTCCTGCTCTTTCTGATCTGGGACTTCGACGCGCCCTTCAGCCGGGGTCTCGCCGCCTCGGCCGATCCGTTCCTCCTCCTGTTCCCCCACGTCGGAGGCTGA
- a CDS encoding SCO0930 family lipoprotein: MKTSWRTASLVVSAAAVLTLTTACGQDTAPPASSQNVGASAVPGDLGGIDTGAGAEASKAPAGGVGTLGVSTNAELGELVTDELGLTLYRFDQDTAQPPKSNCEGDCAKTWPPVLADDAKAGKGIDASLLGEVTRADGSKQLTVDGWPAYHYVKDVNAGDVKGQGVGGKWFGLTPEGKKAQAADLPGLSTRKDPELGEIVVDKNGMTVYRFTKDEAWPKPVSACTGACLEKWPVVAPVDINDTKGIEKKNYMKFTRPDNGAEQQTIYCWPIYTFAGDKAPGDTNGQGVGGTWYAVRPDGKPVGAPEK, from the coding sequence ATGAAGACCTCCTGGCGGACCGCCTCACTGGTGGTGAGCGCCGCGGCGGTGCTGACGCTGACGACGGCGTGCGGTCAGGACACCGCGCCGCCGGCCAGCAGTCAGAACGTCGGCGCCTCGGCCGTGCCCGGAGACCTCGGGGGCATCGACACGGGGGCCGGTGCGGAGGCGTCCAAGGCCCCCGCCGGTGGCGTGGGCACGCTGGGTGTCTCCACCAACGCCGAACTCGGCGAGCTGGTGACGGACGAACTCGGGCTCACGCTCTACCGCTTCGACCAGGACACCGCGCAGCCCCCCAAGTCCAACTGTGAGGGCGACTGCGCCAAGACCTGGCCCCCGGTGCTCGCCGACGACGCCAAGGCCGGCAAGGGCATCGACGCGTCGCTGCTGGGCGAAGTCACCCGGGCGGACGGCAGCAAGCAGCTCACCGTCGACGGCTGGCCCGCCTACCACTACGTCAAGGACGTCAACGCCGGCGATGTCAAGGGCCAGGGCGTGGGCGGCAAGTGGTTCGGGCTGACCCCCGAGGGCAAGAAGGCGCAGGCGGCCGACCTGCCCGGTCTGTCCACCCGCAAGGACCCCGAGCTCGGTGAGATCGTCGTCGACAAGAACGGCATGACGGTCTACCGCTTCACGAAGGACGAGGCCTGGCCGAAGCCGGTCTCGGCCTGCACCGGCGCGTGCCTGGAGAAGTGGCCGGTGGTGGCGCCGGTCGACATCAACGACACCAAGGGCATCGAGAAGAAGAACTACATGAAGTTCACCCGCCCGGACAACGGTGCCGAGCAGCAGACGATCTACTGCTGGCCGATCTACACCTTCGCCGGCGACAAGGCCCCGGGTGACACCAACGGCCAGGGTGTCGGCGGCACCTGGTACGCCGTGCGCCCCGACGGAAAGCCGGTCGGCGCACCGGAGAAGTAG